In a genomic window of Xylophilus rhododendri:
- a CDS encoding amino acid ABC transporter ATP-binding protein, which yields MIEIRGLQKSYGQNQVLKGIDATVSKGEVVCIVGPSGSGKSTILRCINGLESYNGGSITIHGQKVDNQSPTIKAIRTEVAMVFQRFNLFPHRTVLENVTEGPIFVKGEDRATATARARELLASVGLADKENAHPPQLSGGQQQRVAIARALAMQPEAILFDEPTSALDPELVGDVLGVMRKLAEAGMTMVVVTHEMQFAREVADRVMFIDRGVIVEQGPAREVLNNPQNPRTQDFLRRVLHPM from the coding sequence ATGATCGAGATCCGCGGACTGCAGAAGTCCTACGGCCAGAACCAGGTGCTCAAAGGCATAGACGCCACCGTGTCCAAGGGCGAGGTGGTCTGCATCGTCGGGCCCTCGGGCTCGGGCAAGTCGACCATCCTGCGCTGCATCAACGGCCTGGAGAGCTACAACGGCGGCAGCATCACCATCCATGGCCAGAAGGTGGACAACCAGTCGCCCACCATCAAGGCGATACGCACCGAAGTGGCCATGGTGTTCCAGCGCTTCAACCTGTTCCCGCACCGCACCGTGCTGGAGAACGTGACCGAGGGCCCGATCTTCGTCAAGGGCGAGGACCGGGCCACCGCCACCGCCCGCGCCCGCGAGCTGCTGGCCAGCGTGGGCCTGGCCGACAAGGAGAACGCCCATCCGCCGCAGCTCTCCGGCGGCCAGCAGCAGCGGGTGGCCATCGCCCGCGCGCTGGCCATGCAGCCCGAGGCCATCCTGTTCGACGAACCCACCTCGGCGCTGGACCCCGAACTGGTCGGCGATGTGCTGGGCGTGATGCGGAAACTCGCCGAGGCCGGCATGACCATGGTGGTCGTCACCCACGAGATGCAGTTCGCCCGCGAGGTGGCCGACCGGGTGATGTTCATCGACCGCGGCGTCATCGTCGAACAGGGGCCTGCCCGCGAGGTCCTGAACAACCCGCAGAACCCGCGCACGCAGGATTTCCTGCGGCGTGTCCTTCATCCGATGTGA
- a CDS encoding NAD(P)/FAD-dependent oxidoreductase, whose translation MSQAFFPLSPSLWAATAAPAPETVALQEDKKADVVIVGAGFCGLSTALHLAERGVRVVVLEAEEIGFGGSGRNGGQVIPGLKYDPSELLAKFGPEKGQRLVDFAGSTADAVFDLIAKHKMDVPHVRQGWIQGSHNPEALKMAERRSRDWSAQGVAARLLDKAETARLLGTDKYLGGWEDPRGGGVQPLSYVRGLARAAMAAGVVIHTRSPVKQLAQVKGGWQAVTAGGARVSAERVVLCTNGYTDGLWPQLKKTIINANSFQIATEPLPESVRRAILPGGQVSSDARNLLLYYRIDHTGRLLMGGRGSFAEPDPADRGAWAHLEGAVAKLFPQAAKVPIAYRWCGHVAVTRDYLPHLHEPAPGLLIDIGCMGRGVGLQTRMGQALAAYVATGDKTALPVAPSVIKPFPFFGLRLAYVSAVIAWYRMTDGGV comes from the coding sequence ATGTCCCAAGCATTCTTCCCCCTGAGCCCCTCGCTCTGGGCCGCCACCGCCGCCCCGGCGCCCGAAACCGTTGCGCTGCAGGAGGACAAGAAAGCCGACGTGGTCATCGTCGGCGCCGGCTTCTGCGGCCTGAGCACCGCCCTGCACCTGGCCGAGCGCGGCGTGCGGGTGGTGGTGCTGGAGGCCGAGGAGATCGGCTTCGGCGGCTCCGGCCGCAACGGCGGCCAGGTGATCCCCGGCCTGAAGTACGACCCCAGCGAGCTGCTCGCCAAGTTCGGCCCCGAGAAGGGCCAGCGCCTGGTCGACTTCGCCGGCAGCACCGCCGACGCGGTGTTCGACCTGATCGCCAAACACAAGATGGACGTGCCCCATGTGCGCCAGGGCTGGATCCAGGGCTCGCACAACCCCGAGGCCCTGAAGATGGCCGAGCGCCGCAGCCGCGACTGGAGCGCCCAGGGCGTGGCCGCGCGCCTGCTCGACAAGGCCGAGACCGCCCGCCTGCTGGGCACCGACAAATACCTGGGCGGCTGGGAAGACCCGCGCGGCGGCGGCGTGCAGCCGCTGAGTTATGTGCGTGGACTGGCGCGCGCGGCGATGGCCGCCGGCGTCGTCATCCACACCCGCAGCCCGGTCAAGCAGCTGGCGCAGGTGAAAGGCGGCTGGCAGGCCGTGACCGCCGGCGGCGCCCGGGTGAGCGCCGAGCGGGTGGTGCTGTGCACCAACGGCTATACCGACGGGCTCTGGCCGCAGTTGAAGAAGACCATCATCAACGCCAACTCCTTCCAGATCGCCACCGAGCCGCTGCCCGAATCGGTGCGCCGCGCCATCCTGCCGGGCGGCCAGGTGTCCTCCGATGCGCGCAACCTGCTGCTGTACTACCGCATCGACCACACCGGCCGGCTGCTGATGGGCGGACGCGGCTCCTTCGCCGAGCCGGACCCGGCCGACCGGGGCGCCTGGGCGCACCTCGAAGGTGCCGTGGCCAAGCTGTTCCCGCAGGCGGCGAAGGTGCCCATCGCCTACCGCTGGTGCGGCCATGTCGCCGTCACCCGCGACTACCTGCCGCACCTGCACGAGCCGGCGCCGGGCCTCTTGATCGACATCGGCTGCATGGGCCGCGGCGTGGGCCTGCAGACCCGCATGGGCCAGGCGCTGGCGGCCTATGTGGCGACCGGCGACAAGACCGCCCTGCCGGTGGCGCCGTCGGTCATCAAGCCCTTTCCCTTCTTCGGGCTGCGGCTGGCCTATGTCTCGGCGGTGATCGCCTGGTACCGCATGACCGACGGCGGCGTCTGA
- a CDS encoding ABC transporter substrate-binding protein has translation MRKATRAALAALPLAFLASQAWAQQETLKIGAIVTLSGPGAAWGQAMKNAAELAADKANGAGGLEVGGRKYKVEVVAYDDKYQAGEAVTVANRLVFEDKVKFIIGPTGSAPTLAVQPTTEKNGVMTSTLGFTDKALAAAKPLSFRPVITTMEFAEPQIAWMIRNQGVKKAGGLFPNDESGQVIARDLDAAYKRHGGELAAKEFFERERVDFTPLLTRMLARGIDTIELDGNSPATAGLITKQARELGFKGKIVRTGGPATAELVTVAGKDAAEGMIVHAAIDPSLPSTRAYLDQYTAKYKVAPNGFSPAFYDFATMLFEAMRRAGTTTDATKVAGEMEKMRDFPGVLGKLNWTGKASYGIDRQMAVPFYVAEIKGGTETILARCTVADGCK, from the coding sequence ATGCGAAAAGCCACCCGTGCCGCCCTGGCAGCCCTGCCCCTGGCCTTCCTGGCAAGCCAGGCCTGGGCCCAGCAGGAAACCCTGAAGATCGGCGCCATCGTCACCCTCTCCGGCCCCGGCGCTGCCTGGGGCCAGGCGATGAAGAACGCGGCCGAGCTGGCCGCCGACAAGGCCAACGGCGCGGGCGGCCTGGAGGTGGGCGGCAGGAAGTACAAGGTCGAGGTCGTCGCCTACGACGACAAGTACCAGGCCGGCGAGGCCGTCACCGTGGCCAACCGGCTGGTGTTCGAGGACAAGGTCAAGTTCATCATCGGCCCCACCGGCTCCGCCCCCACGCTGGCGGTGCAGCCCACCACCGAGAAGAACGGCGTGATGACCAGCACCCTGGGCTTCACCGACAAGGCCCTGGCCGCCGCCAAGCCGCTGAGCTTCCGCCCGGTGATCACCACCATGGAATTCGCCGAACCGCAGATCGCCTGGATGATCAGGAACCAGGGCGTGAAGAAGGCCGGCGGCCTGTTCCCCAACGACGAGTCCGGCCAGGTCATCGCACGCGACCTGGACGCGGCCTACAAACGCCACGGCGGCGAGCTGGCCGCCAAGGAATTCTTCGAGCGCGAACGGGTGGACTTCACCCCCCTGCTCACCCGCATGCTGGCGCGCGGCATCGACACCATCGAACTCGACGGCAACTCGCCCGCCACCGCCGGCCTGATCACCAAGCAGGCGCGGGAACTGGGCTTCAAGGGCAAGATCGTGCGCACCGGCGGCCCCGCCACGGCCGAGCTGGTGACGGTGGCCGGCAAGGACGCCGCCGAGGGCATGATCGTGCACGCCGCCATAGACCCCAGCCTGCCCTCTACCCGCGCATATCTCGACCAGTACACCGCCAAGTACAAGGTGGCGCCCAACGGCTTCAGCCCGGCTTTCTACGACTTCGCCACCATGCTGTTCGAGGCCATGCGCCGCGCCGGCACCACCACCGACGCCACGAAGGTGGCCGGCGAGATGGAAAAGATGCGCGACTTCCCCGGCGTGCTCGGCAAGCTCAACTGGACCGGCAAGGCCAGCTACGGCATAGACCGGCAGATGGCCGTGCCCTTCTATGTCGCCGAGATCAAGGGCGGCACCGAGACCATCCTGGCCCGCTGCACCGTCGCCGACGGCTGCAAGTAA
- a CDS encoding branched-chain amino acid ABC transporter permease encodes MDWHLLLGQATVNGLVVGLLYLLMAVGFTLVFGVMRMVNFAHGEFYMLGAFCAYYLTVKAGLPFLVAVAASFVLVGLGGCLIEAVILKPFRHDELNGMIVTIGLALIVQNLALIAFGPDPVSLPSITSGSSSVLGVNVPNSRLYVVGCAVAVLALLYGFLKHSRAGRGLRAVVEDPQTASIQGVRARLYYPLGFGIGVGLAAVGGALMAPLFSVSPFMGQAPLLKAFMVVILGGLGSIPGAAIAGLLLGLLESYSSLFLSSSTGDMLIFVLVVLGMLAFPRGVIGRGEA; translated from the coding sequence ATGGACTGGCACCTGCTGCTGGGCCAGGCGACCGTCAACGGACTGGTCGTCGGCCTGCTCTACCTGCTGATGGCCGTGGGTTTCACCCTGGTCTTCGGCGTGATGCGCATGGTGAACTTCGCCCACGGCGAGTTCTACATGCTGGGCGCCTTCTGCGCCTACTACCTGACGGTGAAGGCCGGCCTGCCCTTCCTGGTCGCGGTGGCGGCCAGCTTCGTGCTGGTGGGCCTGGGCGGCTGCCTGATCGAGGCGGTGATCCTGAAGCCCTTCCGCCACGACGAACTCAACGGGATGATCGTCACCATCGGCCTGGCGCTGATCGTGCAGAACCTGGCGCTGATCGCCTTCGGGCCGGATCCGGTGTCGTTGCCCTCGATCACCTCCGGCTCCTCCAGCGTGCTGGGGGTGAACGTGCCCAACTCGCGGCTCTACGTGGTGGGCTGCGCGGTGGCGGTGCTGGCCCTGCTCTACGGCTTTCTCAAGCATTCGCGCGCCGGGCGTGGCCTGCGCGCGGTGGTGGAAGACCCGCAGACGGCTTCCATCCAGGGCGTGCGGGCGCGGCTCTACTACCCGCTGGGCTTCGGCATCGGCGTGGGCCTGGCGGCAGTGGGCGGGGCGCTGATGGCGCCGCTGTTCTCGGTCTCGCCCTTCATGGGGCAGGCGCCGCTGCTGAAGGCCTTCATGGTGGTGATCCTGGGCGGTCTGGGCAGCATCCCCGGAGCGGCCATCGCCGGCCTGCTGCTGGGGCTGCTGGAGAGCTATTCCTCGCTGTTCCTCAGCAGCAGCACCGGCGACATGCTGATCTTCGTGCTGGTGGTGCTGGGCATGCTGGCCTTTCCGCGCGGCGTGATCGGCCGGGGGGAGGCCTGA
- a CDS encoding branched-chain amino acid ABC transporter permease has protein sequence MNTSTLKAAAMPATPRTLPLKIVLGLALAALALWPWSAGQFVLHLAALACINIVIVNGLSIIERSGQLSFGHSAPVAMGAYGAVLLSAQLGLGSLSSLALALVACAVVSGAIGWVILRLRGVYFVLVTFAFAELVRLVLLDAAPVTGGANGIANIAPLEIAGFAFDTRERFYGLALATAAASVALMVWLFRRPLGQAIVAVAANPALAESTGLNVSRLQLVAYVLGCTLAALGGALTARYIGFISPESFNTGTSVAFITMLVIGGRRSLFGPMLGALVLTPLPELFRGAVQTQQIFYGAALILILRFLPGGIAGLLRLTGRGGAR, from the coding sequence ATGAACACCTCCACCCTGAAGGCCGCAGCCATGCCCGCCACGCCCCGTACCCTGCCGCTGAAGATCGTGCTCGGCCTGGCGCTGGCGGCCCTGGCGCTCTGGCCCTGGAGCGCCGGGCAGTTCGTGCTGCACCTGGCGGCGCTGGCCTGCATCAACATCGTGATCGTCAACGGGCTGTCCATCATCGAGCGCTCGGGGCAGCTGTCCTTCGGGCATTCGGCGCCGGTGGCCATGGGGGCCTACGGGGCGGTGCTGCTGTCAGCGCAACTGGGGCTGGGCAGCCTCTCCTCGCTGGCGCTGGCGCTCGTGGCCTGCGCCGTCGTCTCGGGCGCGATCGGCTGGGTGATCCTGCGGCTGCGCGGGGTGTACTTCGTGCTGGTCACCTTCGCCTTCGCCGAGCTGGTGCGCCTGGTGCTGCTGGATGCGGCGCCGGTCACCGGCGGGGCCAACGGCATCGCCAATATCGCGCCGCTGGAGATCGCCGGCTTCGCCTTCGATACCCGCGAGCGTTTCTACGGCCTGGCGCTGGCCACGGCGGCGGCCTCGGTGGCGCTGATGGTGTGGCTGTTCCGCCGCCCACTCGGCCAGGCCATCGTGGCGGTGGCGGCCAACCCGGCGCTGGCCGAATCCACCGGCCTGAACGTGAGCCGGCTGCAGCTGGTGGCCTATGTGCTGGGCTGCACCCTGGCGGCGCTGGGCGGGGCATTGACGGCGCGCTACATCGGCTTCATCTCACCGGAGTCCTTCAACACCGGCACTTCGGTGGCCTTCATCACCATGCTGGTGATCGGCGGGCGACGTTCGCTCTTCGGGCCGATGCTGGGCGCGCTGGTGCTCACGCCGCTGCCCGAGCTGTTCCGCGGCGCGGTGCAGACGCAGCAGATCTTCTACGGCGCGGCGCTGATCCTGATCCTGCGTTTCCTGCCCGGCGGCATCGCCGGCCTGCTGCGGCTGACCGGCCGGGGAGGTGCACGATGA
- a CDS encoding ABC transporter ATP-binding protein has translation MSALLQVQQLTKLFGGLAAVRDLSFEVEKGSIVGLIGPNGAGKTTAFSTIGGALSASRGRVVFDGVDITGKRPSAIAGLGLGRTFQSTMSFAGETVARNIECALLSRIQGSAPQRLMGRRRALLPHGEIGREVDRIVEIVKLQEWRDVPAGSLAYGLQKKLGIAIALAASPSMLLMDEPAAGLNHEECRELTRLLRQLREELGLTLLLVEHHMAIVMEVCQHIVVMVQGEKIAEGSPEAIRADPAVVEAYLGAPDYAHA, from the coding sequence ATGAGCGCCCTGCTCCAGGTCCAACAGTTGACCAAGCTCTTCGGCGGGCTGGCCGCCGTGCGCGATCTCTCCTTCGAAGTGGAAAAAGGCAGCATCGTCGGCCTGATAGGCCCCAACGGCGCCGGCAAGACCACCGCCTTCAGCACCATCGGCGGCGCGCTCTCGGCCAGCCGCGGACGGGTGGTGTTCGACGGGGTGGACATCACCGGCAAACGCCCCAGCGCCATCGCCGGGCTGGGGCTGGGGCGCACCTTCCAGTCCACCATGTCCTTCGCCGGCGAGACGGTGGCGCGCAACATCGAATGCGCCCTGCTCTCGCGCATCCAGGGCTCGGCACCGCAGCGGCTGATGGGGCGCCGCCGCGCGCTGCTGCCGCACGGCGAGATCGGCCGCGAGGTGGACCGCATCGTCGAGATAGTGAAGCTGCAGGAGTGGCGCGATGTGCCCGCCGGCTCGCTGGCCTACGGGCTGCAGAAGAAGCTGGGCATCGCGATCGCGCTGGCGGCCAGCCCCTCGATGCTGCTGATGGACGAGCCGGCTGCCGGCCTCAACCACGAGGAATGCAGGGAGCTGACCCGCCTGCTGCGCCAGCTGCGCGAGGAGCTGGGCCTGACGCTGCTGCTGGTGGAGCACCACATGGCCATCGTGATGGAGGTCTGCCAGCACATCGTGGTGATGGTGCAGGGCGAGAAGATCGCCGAAGGCAGCCCGGAAGCGATACGCGCCGATCCGGCGGTCGTCGAAGCCTACCTGGGAGCGCCCGACTATGCACATGCTTGA
- a CDS encoding ABC transporter ATP-binding protein, translated as MHMLEVEGVSVHYGLLQAVSSVAFSVAKGEVVALIGSNGAGKSSTLKAVAGIVASRGSIRLEGEPVERLGPEQRVQRGIALSPEGRRLFGRMTVLENLQVGAHTIKSAAERSETLKWIYGLFPRVHERRAQLAGSLSGGEQQMVAIGRALMARPRLLMLDEPSLGIAPKVVAEIADAIRKLNAGGMSIVLVEQNARLALRLAHQAYALERGEVVKSGKGAELLDDPFVRKAYLGV; from the coding sequence ATGCACATGCTTGAAGTGGAGGGCGTGAGTGTCCATTACGGGCTGCTCCAGGCCGTGTCCTCGGTGGCCTTCTCGGTCGCGAAGGGCGAAGTGGTGGCGCTGATCGGCTCCAACGGCGCGGGCAAGAGCAGCACCCTGAAGGCGGTGGCCGGTATCGTGGCCAGCCGCGGTTCGATCCGGCTGGAAGGCGAGCCGGTGGAGCGCCTGGGGCCGGAGCAGCGGGTGCAGCGCGGCATCGCGCTATCGCCCGAAGGCCGGCGCCTCTTCGGCCGCATGACGGTGCTGGAGAACCTGCAGGTCGGCGCGCACACCATCAAGTCGGCGGCCGAGCGCTCGGAAACGCTGAAATGGATCTACGGCCTGTTCCCGCGGGTGCACGAACGCCGGGCGCAGCTGGCCGGATCGCTCTCCGGCGGCGAGCAGCAGATGGTGGCCATAGGCCGCGCGCTGATGGCCCGGCCGCGCCTGCTGATGCTGGACGAGCCCTCGCTCGGCATCGCGCCCAAGGTGGTGGCCGAGATCGCCGATGCGATCCGCAAGCTCAACGCTGGCGGCATGAGCATCGTGCTGGTGGAGCAGAACGCGCGGCTGGCGCTGCGCCTGGCGCACCAGGCCTATGCGCTGGAGCGCGGCGAGGTGGTGAAGTCCGGCAAGGGCGCGGAGCTGCTCGACGATCCTTTTGTCCGCAAGGCCTATCTGGGGGTATGA
- a CDS encoding amidohydrolase family protein produces the protein MAVTHDAGLLQVEQRRPDPEWLARGLEAALEPELPVLDAHHHFSEHWGGYLPQDLLADGQGHDIRATVYVQCGWHYRSDGPEALRPVGETEAVVACSRQANAGQDRTRVAAAIVGYADLRLGEAADAVLAAQVAAGDGRFRGIRNSGAFDPEFRHGVLARPMEHLYADAAFRAGYACLARHGLSFDAWVYHPQLRDVLELAQAFPDTPLILDHVGGLLGVARYRDDPRMAQAEWLPWIRRLAECPNVSVKLGGLGTAVFGFDFSERARPPSSQELAEAWRPAIEPVIESFGAGRCFFESNFPVDRSVAPYGVVWNALKRLAAGASADDKRLLFHDTASRVYRIGSLAEAPAK, from the coding sequence ATGGCGGTCACACACGATGCCGGCTTGCTGCAGGTGGAGCAGCGCAGGCCCGATCCCGAATGGCTGGCGCGCGGCCTGGAGGCGGCGCTGGAGCCGGAGCTGCCGGTGCTGGATGCGCACCACCATTTCTCGGAACACTGGGGCGGCTACCTGCCGCAGGACCTGCTGGCCGACGGCCAGGGCCACGACATCCGCGCCACCGTCTATGTGCAGTGCGGCTGGCACTACCGCAGCGACGGTCCCGAGGCGCTGCGGCCGGTGGGCGAGACCGAGGCGGTGGTCGCCTGCTCGCGCCAGGCCAATGCCGGCCAGGACCGTACCCGGGTGGCCGCGGCCATCGTGGGATATGCCGACCTGCGCCTGGGCGAAGCCGCCGATGCGGTGCTGGCCGCCCAGGTGGCGGCGGGCGATGGGCGCTTTCGCGGCATCCGCAACAGCGGCGCCTTCGATCCGGAGTTCCGCCACGGCGTGCTGGCCCGGCCGATGGAGCACCTGTATGCGGACGCCGCCTTCCGCGCGGGATATGCCTGCCTGGCGCGGCACGGCCTGTCCTTCGACGCCTGGGTCTACCACCCGCAGCTGCGCGATGTGCTGGAGCTGGCGCAGGCCTTTCCGGACACACCGCTCATCCTCGACCATGTGGGCGGCCTGCTGGGCGTGGCCCGCTACCGCGACGATCCACGGATGGCGCAGGCCGAATGGCTGCCCTGGATACGCCGGCTGGCCGAATGCCCGAACGTGTCGGTCAAGCTCGGCGGGCTGGGCACGGCCGTCTTCGGCTTCGACTTCAGCGAGCGCGCACGGCCGCCCTCCTCGCAAGAACTGGCCGAGGCCTGGCGGCCGGCCATCGAGCCGGTGATCGAGTCCTTCGGCGCCGGCCGCTGTTTCTTCGAAAGCAACTTCCCGGTGGACCGCAGCGTCGCGCCTTACGGCGTGGTGTGGAACGCCCTCAAGCGCCTGGCAGCCGGCGCCAGCGCCGACGACAAACGCCTGCTGTTCCACGACACGGCGTCGCGCGTCTACCGGATCGGCTCTTTGGCGGAGGCCCCGGCCAAGTAA
- a CDS encoding IclR family transcriptional regulator, with translation MNVKQAANVLDLIEFFAEYRRPATLAEIARHFDWPRSSAFNLLGTLAARGFLYEPRAREGYYPTPQWAVLIGRIEQAQPIPAWLHELLQALVEQTGETAALAAASGAFALFIDAVESPHAIRYTARSGKQIPMHVTATGRALLSQMQPQERATILRKAEFRRYTDTTLMSAEAVEQEIARSSQRGWFLGQAEYTQELGGVAIPLGLPHRQLAVLVGGPTYRLQGRIEEVAAIMTRLAGAYLAGASAKEPIR, from the coding sequence GTGAACGTCAAACAAGCCGCCAACGTCCTGGACCTGATCGAGTTCTTCGCCGAGTACCGCAGGCCGGCCACGCTGGCCGAGATCGCCCGGCATTTCGACTGGCCGAGGTCGAGCGCCTTCAACCTGCTGGGCACGCTGGCGGCCCGGGGTTTCCTCTACGAGCCCCGGGCGCGCGAGGGTTACTACCCCACGCCGCAATGGGCGGTGCTGATCGGCCGCATCGAGCAGGCCCAGCCCATCCCCGCCTGGCTGCACGAACTGCTGCAGGCCCTGGTCGAACAGACCGGCGAGACGGCCGCGCTGGCCGCGGCCAGCGGCGCGTTCGCGCTGTTCATCGACGCGGTGGAGTCGCCCCATGCGATCCGCTACACCGCACGCAGCGGCAAGCAGATCCCCATGCATGTCACCGCCACCGGCCGCGCGCTGCTGTCGCAGATGCAGCCGCAGGAGCGGGCCACCATCCTGCGCAAGGCCGAGTTCCGGCGCTATACCGACACCACGCTGATGTCGGCCGAAGCGGTGGAGCAGGAGATCGCCCGCTCCAGCCAGCGCGGCTGGTTCCTGGGGCAGGCCGAATACACCCAGGAGCTGGGCGGCGTGGCCATCCCCCTGGGCCTGCCGCACCGGCAGCTGGCGGTGCTGGTGGGCGGGCCGACCTACCGGCTGCAGGGCCGCATCGAGGAGGTGGCCGCCATCATGACCAGGCTGGCCGGCGCTTACTTGGCCGGGGCCTCCGCCAAAGAGCCGATCCGGTAG
- a CDS encoding CaiB/BaiF CoA transferase family protein — protein sequence MGPLASIKVIDMTSVLMGPFASQALGDMGADVVKIESPQGDLVRQIGPMRHEGMGPVFLNANRNKRSVVLDLKQPAGLAALHRLIADADVLMYNLRPQAMARLGLAYEQVAALNPRIVYAGLFGFGQDGPYAARPAYDDLIQGACGLPFLVAQASGGIPRYVPTAMADRVVGLTAVGAILAAVLACQRTGRGDRVDIPMFETMVGFVLGDHLGGLSFEPPLDGGGYARQLSPERRPYRTQDGYICALVYNDKQWSGFLREIGQEALMREDPRFASYAGRSRNIDYVYGELARIFEGRTTAEWTALLQRADVPFMPMHDLQSVLQDPHLQATGFFSTVEHPSEGTLRGMRAPAQWRNHVPGPARPAPRQGEHTVEVLRQAGFGPQEIEALLADGIAVAADEPASAEGGRAP from the coding sequence ATGGGCCCGCTTGCTTCGATCAAGGTCATCGACATGACCTCCGTCCTGATGGGCCCCTTCGCCTCCCAGGCGCTGGGCGACATGGGCGCCGACGTGGTGAAGATCGAATCCCCGCAGGGCGACCTGGTGCGGCAGATCGGCCCGATGCGCCACGAGGGCATGGGGCCGGTCTTCCTCAACGCCAACCGCAACAAGCGCAGCGTCGTGCTGGACCTGAAGCAGCCCGCCGGCCTGGCCGCGCTGCACCGCCTGATCGCCGATGCCGACGTGCTGATGTACAACCTGCGCCCCCAGGCCATGGCCCGCCTGGGGCTGGCCTACGAGCAGGTGGCGGCGCTGAACCCCCGCATCGTCTACGCCGGCCTGTTCGGCTTCGGCCAGGACGGCCCCTATGCCGCCCGGCCGGCCTACGACGACCTGATCCAGGGCGCCTGCGGCCTGCCCTTCCTGGTGGCCCAGGCCTCGGGCGGCATTCCGCGTTATGTGCCGACCGCCATGGCAGACCGCGTCGTCGGGCTGACCGCCGTCGGCGCCATCCTGGCGGCGGTGCTGGCCTGCCAGCGCACGGGGCGCGGCGACCGGGTGGATATCCCGATGTTCGAGACCATGGTCGGCTTCGTGCTCGGCGACCACCTCGGCGGCCTGAGCTTCGAGCCGCCGCTGGACGGCGGCGGCTACGCCCGCCAGCTCTCGCCGGAACGCCGGCCCTACCGCACGCAGGACGGCTACATCTGCGCCCTGGTCTACAACGACAAGCAGTGGAGCGGCTTCCTGCGCGAGATCGGCCAGGAGGCGCTGATGCGCGAGGACCCGCGCTTCGCCTCCTACGCCGGCCGCTCGCGCAACATCGACTACGTCTACGGCGAACTGGCCCGCATCTTCGAGGGCAGGACCACCGCCGAATGGACCGCCCTGCTGCAGCGCGCCGACGTGCCCTTCATGCCCATGCACGACCTGCAGAGCGTGCTGCAGGACCCGCACCTGCAGGCCACAGGCTTCTTCTCGACGGTGGAGCATCCCAGCGAAGGGACTCTGCGCGGCATGCGTGCCCCGGCGCAGTGGCGCAACCATGTGCCCGGCCCCGCCCGCCCTGCGCCGCGCCAGGGCGAACACACGGTGGAGGTGCTGCGCCAGGCCGGCTTCGGCCCGCAAGAAATCGAGGCCCTGCTGGCCGATGGCATCGCCGTCGCGGCGGACGAGCCCGCCAGCGCCGAAGGAGGCCGCGCCCCATGA
- a CDS encoding HpcH/HpaI aldolase/citrate lyase family protein, with amino-acid sequence MIRSLFFAPANRPELVAKFVRFQADCSVVDLEDGTPPAEKASARDRLQETVRQARAAGLHKTLAVRVNVPDSPHYLADLEAAFACDIDCVVIPKLEQVEQAFPAAHWIRQLDAAQPRARPRFIVGGIESVRGVLNAVKLCDETPALGAVYFGAEDFAADIGGRRSRGGAEVATARSWVVMAARAADRIALDQAVLDIRDDTLYLQDAAAGRDLGYQGKICVAPAQVALAHQAFSPTDAERDYARRLVDAYGAATARGIGTIDFEGRMVDGPLLKRSLAVLAAPAAGEH; translated from the coding sequence ATGATCCGCTCCCTTTTCTTCGCTCCGGCCAACCGGCCCGAGCTGGTCGCCAAGTTCGTGCGTTTCCAGGCCGATTGCAGTGTCGTCGACCTGGAAGACGGCACCCCGCCCGCCGAGAAGGCATCGGCCCGGGACCGGCTGCAGGAGACGGTGCGGCAGGCCCGCGCCGCCGGCCTGCACAAGACGCTGGCGGTGCGTGTCAACGTGCCCGATTCGCCGCACTACCTGGCCGACCTGGAGGCCGCCTTCGCCTGCGACATCGACTGCGTGGTGATCCCCAAGCTGGAGCAGGTGGAGCAGGCCTTCCCGGCCGCGCACTGGATACGCCAGCTCGACGCCGCCCAGCCGCGCGCCAGGCCGCGTTTCATCGTCGGCGGCATCGAATCGGTGCGCGGCGTGCTGAACGCCGTGAAGCTGTGCGACGAGACACCCGCGCTCGGCGCGGTGTATTTCGGCGCGGAGGACTTCGCCGCCGACATCGGCGGCCGGCGCAGCCGCGGCGGCGCGGAAGTGGCCACCGCCCGCTCCTGGGTGGTGATGGCCGCCCGCGCGGCCGATCGCATCGCCCTCGACCAGGCCGTGCTCGACATCCGCGACGACACGCTCTACCTGCAGGACGCCGCGGCCGGCCGCGACCTGGGCTACCAGGGCAAGATCTGCGTGGCGCCGGCCCAGGTGGCGCTGGCCCACCAGGCCTTCTCGCCCACCGATGCCGAACGCGACTACGCCCGCCGCCTGGTGGACGCCTACGGCGCGGCCACCGCACGCGGCATAGGCACCATCGATTTCGAAGGCCGCATGGTGGATGGCCCGCTGCTCAAACGCTCGCTGGCGGTGCTGGCGGCTCCCGCGGCCGGGGAACACTGA